Proteins encoded within one genomic window of Haematospirillum jordaniae:
- a CDS encoding GumC family protein yields the protein MSGIQVTGQHRDDGAFDTILRLLWRRWRTVISPALVLMAMTLIAGAVMPRHYTATSVIMLDRGQPENVTGVAGVNPALPREPVSILGEIEVLRSPALISALIKAEDLENDPEFVPALALQESTAWLDGFLAALKPEPDPIPAGASPALHTVRKAISVNQMNRALVIGISVSTREPAKSARLSNRLVELYLEHQRQARTEAVMSVSSFLNDRLENLRQAVNEADAKVTVFRSTHGLGQNGEISLAAQQRTDLNNQLVQARTTRVSTEARLERLRLAANHDDLENMPDVLLSPTVQNLKAREAELSRTLADLNARYGEKHPYIRDTRAQLEDLRRRITSEAITILRSMENEASIARIRERSLTAELRDLENQRQTEGEAMIQLRELEREAETSRALYQTFMMRMKETGSQAGLDIPDTRVVSRAPVPDRPGGTPRGALVIASFFVGLLPGLVLAILVERLDRKLRHPRDIPQKLGLHLAGLMPRETAAPRNTVPPGSTAEELRALIARVWPAGDAPGPSILGVTSTLPGEGKTTLVYRLGQVLARSGRKVLLVDADLRRPALTPLATGNPVDPDHSSAPNLMSVLAGTQTPESSIICLQQNSLFLLPGAIAGAAAPDLLEGPGFMSLLRYMQDNFDIVLLDAPPVMPVADARVMARFCQTMLFAVRWESTPDDAIQQALELLDASGAGVPLMAVMTMIDLRKQATYGYGGYRKHYSAYQEYYAY from the coding sequence GTGAGCGGTATTCAGGTGACAGGACAACACAGGGATGATGGTGCATTCGATACCATCCTGAGGCTGTTGTGGCGGCGGTGGCGTACTGTTATCTCACCTGCGCTTGTTCTAATGGCAATGACACTTATTGCAGGCGCGGTCATGCCGCGGCATTACACCGCAACATCTGTCATCATGCTAGACCGGGGACAGCCGGAAAACGTAACAGGTGTCGCAGGTGTAAACCCTGCCTTGCCACGCGAGCCTGTCTCCATACTTGGGGAAATAGAGGTTCTGCGTTCTCCGGCACTTATCTCTGCCCTGATAAAGGCTGAAGATCTGGAAAACGACCCAGAATTTGTTCCAGCCCTTGCACTACAAGAATCCACAGCATGGCTAGATGGATTCTTGGCTGCACTGAAACCAGAACCTGATCCCATACCAGCAGGCGCATCTCCTGCACTGCATACCGTACGCAAGGCAATATCTGTCAACCAGATGAACCGCGCCTTGGTTATCGGCATTTCTGTCAGCACGCGAGAACCAGCCAAGTCAGCACGGCTCTCCAATCGCTTGGTCGAGCTGTACCTAGAACATCAACGCCAGGCCAGGACCGAAGCCGTTATGTCAGTATCGAGCTTTCTCAATGATCGTCTGGAAAACCTGCGTCAGGCTGTCAACGAAGCCGACGCCAAAGTCACCGTATTCCGGAGTACACATGGCCTTGGACAGAACGGGGAGATTTCCTTGGCCGCACAGCAGCGCACAGATCTCAACAACCAACTGGTACAGGCCCGTACAACCCGGGTCAGCACGGAAGCAAGACTGGAACGCCTGCGCCTAGCTGCAAATCATGATGATCTGGAAAACATGCCTGATGTCCTTCTGTCTCCCACAGTACAGAACCTGAAAGCGCGAGAGGCAGAGCTTAGCCGCACACTAGCCGATCTCAATGCACGCTATGGAGAGAAACACCCCTATATCCGCGATACTAGGGCACAGCTTGAAGATCTGCGCCGGCGTATAACCAGCGAGGCCATTACCATTCTACGCAGTATGGAAAATGAGGCATCGATTGCCCGCATCCGCGAACGCAGTCTGACAGCAGAGCTCAGGGATCTGGAAAACCAGCGGCAGACAGAAGGCGAAGCCATGATCCAGCTCAGGGAACTGGAACGAGAAGCCGAAACCAGCCGTGCCCTGTACCAAACGTTTATGATGCGTATGAAGGAAACCGGCAGCCAAGCCGGTCTCGACATACCAGATACACGGGTTGTCTCCCGCGCTCCGGTTCCTGATCGCCCCGGCGGCACACCACGCGGTGCGCTGGTTATTGCATCCTTCTTTGTCGGCCTCCTGCCCGGCCTCGTCCTGGCCATCTTGGTCGAACGCCTAGATCGCAAGCTGCGTCACCCACGTGATATCCCCCAGAAGCTTGGCCTTCACCTAGCCGGACTGATGCCCCGCGAAACCGCAGCACCACGCAATACCGTGCCACCAGGTAGCACAGCCGAAGAATTACGAGCCCTGATCGCCCGGGTATGGCCAGCCGGTGATGCCCCTGGACCATCGATACTGGGGGTCACATCGACCCTGCCTGGCGAGGGCAAAACAACGCTGGTATACCGTCTTGGTCAAGTCCTTGCGCGCAGCGGACGCAAGGTTCTGCTTGTTGACGCCGACCTGCGCCGCCCAGCCCTGACGCCGCTGGCAACAGGCAACCCAGTGGATCCGGATCATTCTTCAGCACCAAATCTGATGTCTGTTCTGGCGGGCACACAAACTCCGGAAAGCAGCATTATCTGCTTGCAACAGAACAGCCTGTTCCTTTTACCCGGCGCCATTGCCGGTGCCGCGGCTCCTGACCTTCTCGAAGGACCGGGCTTTATGAGCTTGCTCCGTTATATGCAGGACAATTTTGACATCGTACTTCTTGATGCGCCCCCCGTTATGCCGGTCGCAGATGCACGCGTTATGGCGCGCTTTTGCCAAACCATGCTATTTGCCGTGCGCTGGGAAAGCACACCCGACGACGCGATCCAGCAAGCCTTGGAACTGCTCGATGCCTCCGGTGCCGGTGTCCCTCTCATGGCTGTTATGACCATGATCGACCTGCGTAAACAGGCAACGTATGGCTATGGTGGGTATCGTAAGCATTATTCCGCCTATCAAGAATACTATGCATACTAA
- a CDS encoding O-antigen ligase family protein: protein MFTSDFSDQPPGWHVWLPCVLVGLALWVPLPFGSNRPWVWHLPGIIAGACMMAVLARRDAPVRLQRSLFLFSGVLVWMLLQALPIWPGAVVSYPVTGSLVPLAVQPVTAVEHALRLASLGGVFFLGFVLARDTADGAVRVLHGMAVGGLIWALVSILLETLLPGRLLVLWEKEAYTGVLTGPFINRNAAACFFGLVCLVVLGSADRMPGLYRSVMVSVPFVAVLMTGSRGGFAALVVALMILIWLRRPQHKDSVRILSFLLILLLVSGRAVTDRWLAIDLEHIDRFHVWDCLVRGMADQWWSGVGGGGFDHAFTGWRDVVTVQHWDRAHNMYLELAVEIGIPAFLVLAFVVLGQVRICWHQARAVRTDPAPAIGISALALAAVQGLVDFAPQIPANSLWVALLLGLGCGTQGHRFRKGRCARQGATVQGPGLVHGQGLGQSRAIPPP from the coding sequence ATGTTCACCAGCGATTTTTCTGATCAGCCCCCGGGGTGGCATGTGTGGCTGCCATGTGTTCTGGTGGGTCTTGCCCTGTGGGTACCGCTTCCTTTTGGCAGCAATCGTCCGTGGGTTTGGCATTTGCCGGGAATCATCGCCGGTGCCTGCATGATGGCGGTTCTTGCACGCCGTGACGCTCCGGTGCGTCTGCAGCGTTCCTTATTTCTTTTCTCGGGCGTTCTGGTGTGGATGCTGCTGCAGGCTTTGCCGATCTGGCCTGGTGCTGTTGTGAGCTATCCTGTGACGGGTTCTCTGGTGCCGTTGGCCGTGCAGCCTGTTACGGCAGTTGAGCATGCACTGCGTCTGGCTTCCCTTGGCGGCGTTTTCTTTCTCGGGTTTGTCTTGGCCCGTGATACGGCTGACGGTGCCGTGCGGGTGCTGCATGGTATGGCTGTAGGTGGCCTGATCTGGGCTCTTGTCTCCATTCTTCTTGAAACGCTGTTGCCGGGACGGTTGTTGGTCCTGTGGGAGAAGGAAGCTTATACCGGGGTGCTGACGGGTCCGTTTATAAACCGTAATGCCGCGGCTTGTTTCTTTGGTTTGGTTTGTCTGGTGGTTTTGGGATCTGCGGATCGTATGCCGGGCCTATACAGGTCTGTCATGGTTTCTGTCCCCTTTGTCGCTGTATTGATGACAGGGAGCCGTGGCGGGTTTGCAGCCTTGGTTGTTGCCTTGATGATACTGATCTGGTTGCGCCGCCCACAGCATAAAGACAGCGTAAGAATTCTTTCTTTTCTTCTGATTCTGCTTCTTGTGTCTGGGCGTGCTGTTACGGACCGTTGGCTTGCAATAGATCTGGAGCATATTGACCGTTTCCATGTGTGGGACTGTCTTGTGCGAGGCATGGCGGATCAGTGGTGGTCCGGTGTTGGTGGAGGCGGATTTGACCATGCCTTTACCGGCTGGCGTGATGTTGTAACGGTCCAGCATTGGGACCGGGCTCACAACATGTATCTGGAGCTAGCGGTCGAGATCGGGATACCCGCCTTCCTGGTTCTGGCTTTTGTGGTTCTTGGCCAGGTGCGCATCTGTTGGCATCAGGCCCGGGCTGTACGCACTGACCCGGCTCCGGCTATCGGGATTTCGGCTCTTGCTCTGGCTGCTGTTCAGGGTCTTGTTGATTTTGCTCCCCAGATTCCGGCCAATAGTCTATGGGTTGCCCTGTTGCTTGGTTTGGGGTGTGGAACGCAGGGTCATCGCTTCCGCAAAGGCCGCTGTGCCCGACAAGGCGCGACTGTACAGGGGCCAGGCCTTGTTCACGGGCAGGGATTGGGTCAATCTAGGGCGATCCCACCGCCATAG
- a CDS encoding polysaccharide biosynthesis/export family protein, which translates to MPIHVTATDMFRLGPGDTVRVTVFGEENLSGTFSLDSDGRLAMPLLGPVTLGGLSLKEAEESLVSRLADGWLRQPNVALEVTTHRPFYILGEVQKPGAYPWASGLSVMGAVALGGGFTYRADEDDISIRRDDAKVRRVSLTMPVQPGDIIHVHQRFF; encoded by the coding sequence ATGCCTATTCATGTCACGGCAACTGATATGTTCCGCTTGGGGCCTGGCGATACGGTGCGCGTGACGGTTTTTGGGGAAGAGAATCTTTCCGGGACATTCTCGCTGGATAGCGACGGGCGCTTGGCGATGCCTCTGCTCGGGCCTGTTACACTGGGCGGTCTGAGCCTCAAGGAAGCGGAGGAATCGCTGGTCAGTCGTTTGGCAGACGGGTGGTTGCGTCAACCCAATGTGGCGCTTGAGGTTACAACCCATCGTCCGTTCTACATTCTGGGAGAGGTACAAAAACCGGGTGCCTATCCATGGGCCAGCGGGCTGTCTGTTATGGGGGCGGTTGCTCTGGGCGGTGGGTTCACCTACCGTGCGGATGAGGATGATATCAGCATTCGCCGTGATGATGCAAAAGTCCGGAGAGTTTCCTTGACGATGCCGGTTCAGCCCGGAGACATCATTCATGTTCACCAGCGATTTTTCTGA
- a CDS encoding outer membrane beta-barrel protein, with protein MLRAFFLFVMPLLVLVPAHAGIGDLKTHSGLPAITTAAKEADERRRLYQPPGWEGHGMHLDLGMHEAVLWDSNPQSRSSSQADGIASLVTSVDAKVRAGPDVWQLTTGGELEYVQPVSGSFGAWYNAGAYTSLTGRAWDRSWMTGELSARRRYEMPGDSSLPRAAAEPVAVDIYRAEARALIRHVRAFSMVGGSVQRDDYHDGTMFDGRLLEQDDRDRHDMRTSYRAGFSPIDQLDLFVGEDRHYSINDMRQPYGMEFGFGEARRFIGIGMDINERLIAEITTGRASVHWLSPIFPSVNRSVRSASFVFAPTPLTTLSGLYEHRVREGAVYGWAGALSKEARLGISHEVLRNLEIGLHISRQTSDWQAAPWLSWFGRERRDVLQSIEAEARFAFGAHWYLSLHVRDDDQASSLPEYSYQRLRFSTRVGVRL; from the coding sequence TTGCTACGAGCCTTTTTTCTTTTTGTTATGCCGCTGTTGGTGTTGGTACCGGCACATGCCGGTATTGGTGACCTTAAGACTCATTCCGGGCTCCCCGCCATAACAACAGCGGCGAAGGAGGCAGATGAACGCCGGCGTCTTTACCAGCCTCCGGGGTGGGAGGGGCATGGTATGCACCTAGACCTTGGTATGCATGAAGCCGTGTTGTGGGACAGCAACCCTCAGTCCCGCTCCTCTTCACAGGCTGATGGTATTGCCAGTCTTGTAACGTCGGTTGATGCTAAGGTTAGAGCAGGGCCCGATGTCTGGCAGCTGACAACAGGCGGCGAGCTGGAGTATGTGCAGCCTGTGTCTGGTTCTTTCGGTGCGTGGTATAATGCAGGTGCCTATACATCCCTTACCGGAAGGGCATGGGATCGTTCCTGGATGACTGGGGAACTGTCTGCTCGCCGCCGTTATGAGATGCCGGGAGATTCCTCCCTGCCACGTGCTGCAGCTGAGCCCGTTGCCGTTGACATATATCGGGCGGAAGCGCGCGCTCTTATCCGTCACGTGCGTGCCTTCAGTATGGTGGGGGGCAGTGTGCAACGTGATGATTATCATGATGGCACCATGTTCGATGGTCGCTTGCTTGAACAAGATGACCGGGACCGACATGACATGCGTACCTCTTATCGTGCTGGGTTTTCCCCGATTGACCAACTTGATCTTTTCGTTGGTGAAGACCGTCACTATTCGATTAATGACATGCGTCAGCCTTATGGCATGGAGTTCGGGTTTGGTGAAGCGCGGCGCTTCATTGGTATCGGGATGGATATCAACGAACGCCTGATTGCTGAAATAACCACGGGACGTGCCTCGGTTCACTGGTTGTCCCCCATTTTTCCGTCGGTAAACCGATCTGTGCGGTCGGCGTCCTTTGTGTTTGCGCCAACACCCCTGACAACACTGTCCGGCTTGTATGAACACAGGGTCCGTGAAGGTGCTGTTTATGGATGGGCAGGTGCCCTGTCCAAGGAGGCAAGGCTTGGTATCAGCCATGAGGTACTGCGCAATCTGGAGATTGGTCTGCACATATCCCGTCAGACATCGGATTGGCAGGCCGCCCCGTGGCTGTCCTGGTTTGGCCGCGAGAGGCGCGATGTCCTCCAAAGCATTGAGGCCGAGGCGCGCTTTGCTTTCGGGGCGCACTGGTATCTCAGTCTTCATGTCAGGGATGACGACCAAGCATCATCCCTGCCGGAGTACAGCTACCAAAGGCTCCGTTTTTCCACGCGTGTGGGGGTACGTTTATAA
- the putP gene encoding sodium/proline symporter PutP, producing MGLGNPTTVTFVAYLLLTVGIGFFAWRYTRNLSDYILGGRSLGSFVTALSAGASDMSGWLLMGLPGAVFAFGLSESWIVVGLVLGAWLNWGVVAGRLRVYTELTDNALTLPDYFTARFEDGSRVLRVISAVLILFFFTMYCASGMVASARLFEGTFGLSYEVALWAGAAATIVYVLVGGFLAVSWTDTIQASLMIMALLLVPFVVVGELGGLDSAVDKVLQVNAQATDLFGNVTFIGIVSLLGWGLGYMGQPHILARFMAVDSVHSIPRARRIGMTWMILCLVGAVLVGFFGSAYFAEHTGLSGPVTENRERVFIQLSQVLFNPWIAGVLLSAILSAVMSTLSCQLLVCSSALTEDLYKPFVRKNASQAELVWVGRAMVLVVAVVAILIARDPQSRVLGLVGYAWAGFGAAFGPVVLLSLLWPSMTRYGALAGMVTGAATVIVWSHGEWFGAAPGPLFGLYELVPGFAFSAVAVVVGTYLSPVPSLGMIGVFGSMREQVMAGQEAR from the coding sequence ATGGGTCTCGGAAATCCGACAACAGTGACTTTTGTCGCTTATCTCCTTTTAACGGTTGGCATCGGCTTTTTTGCATGGCGCTATACACGTAATCTCTCCGATTATATTCTTGGTGGGCGCAGTCTTGGGTCTTTTGTTACGGCCCTGTCGGCAGGCGCATCGGATATGAGCGGTTGGCTTCTGATGGGTCTGCCCGGTGCCGTTTTTGCCTTTGGACTTTCAGAAAGCTGGATTGTTGTTGGGCTGGTTCTGGGGGCTTGGCTGAACTGGGGCGTTGTTGCCGGGCGGCTGCGTGTTTACACAGAGCTGACGGACAATGCCCTGACGTTGCCGGATTATTTCACAGCCCGCTTCGAGGATGGCAGTCGTGTCCTGCGGGTGATTTCTGCCGTACTCATCCTGTTCTTTTTCACAATGTACTGTGCATCGGGCATGGTCGCCAGTGCCCGTTTGTTTGAAGGAACATTTGGACTGTCGTACGAAGTAGCGCTCTGGGCCGGAGCGGCAGCAACCATCGTCTATGTTCTAGTTGGCGGTTTTCTGGCTGTCAGCTGGACGGATACCATTCAGGCATCCTTGATGATCATGGCACTCTTGCTGGTTCCATTTGTTGTGGTCGGAGAGCTGGGCGGACTGGATAGTGCTGTCGACAAGGTTCTGCAGGTCAATGCGCAGGCTACGGATCTGTTTGGCAACGTGACCTTTATTGGCATAGTTTCTCTGCTGGGGTGGGGACTGGGTTATATGGGGCAGCCCCATATTCTCGCCCGTTTTATGGCCGTTGATTCGGTTCACTCCATTCCTAGGGCCCGGCGTATTGGTATGACCTGGATGATTCTGTGCTTGGTGGGTGCGGTCCTCGTTGGATTCTTCGGGTCAGCCTATTTTGCTGAACATACGGGTCTTTCCGGCCCTGTTACCGAGAACCGGGAGCGCGTCTTCATTCAGCTGTCACAGGTGCTCTTTAATCCCTGGATAGCAGGTGTTTTGCTGTCGGCTATTCTGTCAGCCGTCATGAGTACCTTGTCCTGTCAGCTTCTGGTGTGTTCCTCTGCCCTTACAGAGGATTTGTACAAGCCGTTTGTGCGCAAAAATGCCAGTCAGGCGGAGCTGGTTTGGGTCGGGCGTGCTATGGTTCTGGTTGTCGCCGTTGTAGCGATTTTGATTGCCCGTGATCCGCAAAGTCGTGTTCTGGGGCTGGTTGGTTATGCTTGGGCTGGTTTTGGTGCGGCTTTTGGTCCTGTTGTCCTGCTGTCCCTGCTGTGGCCATCCATGACACGCTATGGGGCTCTGGCCGGTATGGTAACGGGTGCTGCGACCGTGATTGTGTGGAGCCATGGCGAATGGTTCGGTGCTGCTCCGGGCCCGTTGTTCGGCCTTTATGAACTGGTGCCCGGTTTTGCTTTCTCTGCCGTAGCTGTTGTTGTCGGTACATACCTGTCTCCGGTTCCATCATTGGGCATGATTGGTGTTTTTGGATCCATGCGTGAGCAGGTTATGGCAGGGCAGGAAGCGCGTTAG
- a CDS encoding pseudouridine synthase produces MTRPTRSKTIAFHKPYGVLSQFTPEVSGQKTLADFGLPPGVYAAGRLDQDSEGLLILSSDRRLVHQLLEPSHAHPRIYLVQVERIPDEEALTMLRTGTDIRVGSRIYRTRPATVELMPEGFDLPPRNPPVRYRKSVPTTWLRLTLTEGKNRQVRRMTAATGFPTLRLVRVQVGHLALGDLQPGQWHTVQAQDILGTTPLSPDQKA; encoded by the coding sequence ATGACACGTCCAACTCGTTCAAAAACAATTGCTTTCCACAAACCCTATGGCGTGTTGAGTCAGTTTACACCGGAGGTATCAGGACAAAAGACGCTGGCTGATTTTGGCCTTCCTCCCGGGGTATATGCAGCGGGTCGGTTGGATCAGGACAGTGAAGGCCTGCTGATTCTGTCCTCGGATCGTCGGCTTGTGCACCAGTTGCTGGAACCCAGCCATGCACACCCTCGTATCTATCTGGTACAAGTGGAACGCATTCCGGACGAAGAAGCTCTCACCATGCTCCGCACCGGAACAGATATAAGGGTGGGGAGCCGGATATACCGAACACGACCGGCCACAGTCGAGTTGATGCCCGAAGGCTTTGATCTGCCGCCAAGGAACCCGCCAGTACGTTATCGCAAATCAGTTCCCACCACTTGGCTACGCCTGACGTTAACGGAAGGAAAGAACCGACAGGTCCGCCGGATGACCGCCGCAACGGGATTTCCGACCCTGCGCTTGGTACGCGTGCAGGTCGGCCATCTTGCACTCGGTGATCTGCAGCCCGGACAATGGCACACAGTCCAGGCACAGGACATTCTCGGTACAACACCCCTCTCTCCGGACCAGAAAGCATAA
- the metE gene encoding 5-methyltetrahydropteroyltriglutamate--homocysteine S-methyltransferase, with protein sequence MTVSSLSVATLGMPRIGRHRELKFALEDFWKGNIAESALVHTATKLKARNWTRQVEQGATILPSNDFSLYDHVLDTSAMVGAIPERYDWKGGPPGLTTYFAMARGTRGTAGKECHHACNPAYTGAGIPAQDMTKWFDTNYHYMVPEFTPGQPFRLSCLKAVNEYREARLLGYRTRPVLLGPVTFLKLGKSTDPIVSPLRNLDSLLLVYIDLLTRLSLEGADWIQIDEPCLITDLDDEARTALQTTYQAFARALPNLNIMLTTWFGGLGNNLDLATQLPVAGLHLDLVRAPEQLPEVIHRSRREQILSLGVIDGRNVWRADLEAILDQLEPVVKQKGAEHIQLAPSCSLLHVPLDISVETDLDSDIKSWLSFADQKIHELAVLATALARGRESVRGQLEAASLATRTRKTSDKIHCKTVQDRVNGIKSHMTKRKSPYAVRAPQQQKHLALPLFPTTTIGSFPQTGKVRQARSAHSKGILTTEDYELFLRKETERVVRWQEQTGLDVLVHGEFERNDMVQYFGEKLSGFAFTRHGWVQSYGSRCVRPPILYGDVSRPEPMTVKWWSCAQAVTSRPVKGMLTGPVTILNWSFVRDDMPRSTACRQLALALRDEVLDLEKAGARIIQIDEAALREGLPLRQTEWNAYLEWAVGCFHLTSSGVSDQTQIHTHMCYSEFNDIMEAIAAMDADVVSIEASRSGMDLLKTFRTYRYPNSIGPGVYDIHSPRIPGTDEIVARLAMARQYLHDRQLWVNPDCGLKTRAWDDIQPALLNMVAAARKLRISQNHEQRNVQSALST encoded by the coding sequence GTGACTGTTTCTTCTCTTTCTGTAGCAACCCTTGGCATGCCGCGTATCGGTCGGCACAGGGAATTGAAGTTTGCCTTGGAAGACTTCTGGAAAGGCAATATAGCGGAAAGTGCACTTGTGCACACCGCAACCAAGCTCAAGGCCAGAAACTGGACGCGACAGGTTGAACAAGGCGCAACCATTCTGCCATCAAATGATTTCTCCCTGTATGACCATGTCCTTGATACCAGCGCCATGGTTGGTGCCATACCGGAGCGATATGACTGGAAAGGTGGCCCACCGGGACTGACAACATACTTTGCCATGGCTCGCGGAACACGTGGCACCGCAGGAAAGGAATGCCACCATGCCTGCAACCCGGCCTATACAGGGGCCGGCATACCAGCCCAGGACATGACAAAGTGGTTTGATACCAACTACCATTACATGGTTCCGGAATTCACACCCGGACAACCCTTCCGTCTTTCATGCCTGAAGGCTGTCAACGAGTATCGGGAAGCACGCCTTCTGGGGTACAGAACACGACCGGTTCTTCTTGGGCCTGTTACATTCCTCAAACTGGGAAAGAGCACCGATCCCATTGTCTCCCCTCTCCGTAATCTTGATTCATTATTGTTAGTGTACATTGATCTTCTGACACGCTTGTCACTTGAAGGAGCGGACTGGATCCAGATCGACGAACCCTGCCTGATTACCGATCTGGATGACGAAGCCCGAACCGCATTGCAAACAACATATCAGGCTTTTGCACGCGCCTTGCCCAATCTGAATATCATGTTAACCACATGGTTTGGCGGACTGGGGAACAATCTTGATCTGGCAACACAGCTCCCCGTAGCTGGACTGCACCTAGATCTGGTGCGTGCCCCGGAACAGCTGCCTGAGGTCATACACAGATCAAGGCGTGAGCAGATCCTGTCACTGGGGGTCATAGACGGACGCAACGTATGGCGCGCTGATCTGGAGGCCATACTGGATCAGCTGGAACCCGTGGTAAAACAGAAAGGTGCAGAGCACATTCAACTCGCTCCTTCCTGCTCATTGCTCCACGTGCCGCTGGACATCAGCGTGGAGACTGATCTGGACAGCGATATCAAAAGCTGGCTGTCCTTTGCCGATCAGAAGATCCACGAGCTAGCGGTTCTGGCAACGGCCCTTGCCCGCGGCAGGGAATCCGTACGTGGCCAGCTGGAGGCTGCATCACTGGCTACCCGTACCCGCAAGACTTCAGACAAGATACACTGCAAGACCGTCCAGGACAGGGTCAACGGTATAAAGTCACACATGACCAAACGCAAAAGTCCGTACGCTGTGCGGGCACCACAGCAACAGAAACACCTTGCCCTCCCTCTCTTTCCGACGACGACGATCGGCTCATTTCCCCAAACCGGGAAAGTCAGGCAGGCGCGATCAGCCCATAGCAAAGGAATACTGACGACCGAAGACTATGAGCTCTTCCTGAGGAAGGAAACAGAGCGTGTTGTTCGCTGGCAGGAACAAACGGGACTGGATGTTCTGGTTCACGGCGAGTTTGAACGCAATGACATGGTCCAATATTTCGGGGAGAAATTATCAGGATTTGCCTTCACGCGGCACGGATGGGTGCAGTCTTATGGCTCGCGTTGCGTCCGTCCTCCCATCCTTTATGGCGATGTATCCCGCCCCGAACCCATGACCGTCAAATGGTGGTCGTGCGCACAGGCTGTCACATCACGCCCGGTCAAGGGCATGTTGACCGGGCCAGTCACTATCCTGAACTGGTCATTTGTGCGAGACGATATGCCCCGCAGCACGGCTTGCCGCCAGCTGGCGCTGGCTCTGCGGGACGAAGTGCTTGACCTAGAAAAGGCGGGTGCCCGCATTATCCAGATAGACGAAGCTGCCCTGCGTGAAGGGTTGCCACTACGGCAAACAGAATGGAACGCATATCTGGAATGGGCCGTGGGGTGCTTTCATCTGACCTCATCAGGCGTTTCAGACCAGACGCAAATACACACCCATATGTGCTATTCAGAATTCAATGACATCATGGAAGCGATCGCAGCCATGGATGCCGATGTTGTATCAATAGAAGCCTCCCGATCAGGCATGGACCTTCTTAAGACTTTCAGGACATACCGCTATCCGAACAGCATTGGCCCGGGCGTTTACGATATTCACTCTCCACGCATTCCGGGAACTGATGAAATTGTCGCACGTCTTGCCATGGCACGACAGTATCTGCACGATCGACAGCTGTGGGTCAATCCGGACTGCGGCCTGAAAACAAGAGCATGGGATGACATACAGCCTGCCCTACTCAATATGGTAGCAGCCGCGCGCAAACTGCGCATCAGCCAGAATCATGAACAGCGAAATGTCCAAAGCGCGTTAAGCACATAG
- a CDS encoding GtrA family protein, whose amino-acid sequence MLFAVAGGFGTVVHYCVLVGLVELLSFDPVSGSVAGFLCGALTNYGAGRVIVFRSTRPHVETLPRFFMVAGTGFLWNGVLMTVLSGFLLWPYLVAQVAVTGFLLVWHYVLNALWTFRCS is encoded by the coding sequence ATGCTGTTTGCTGTTGCTGGCGGCTTTGGTACTGTCGTGCACTATTGTGTTCTGGTCGGTTTGGTCGAGCTCCTGTCTTTTGATCCTGTTTCTGGATCTGTTGCCGGTTTTCTGTGCGGTGCCCTGACGAATTATGGAGCCGGACGTGTGATTGTGTTCCGCAGTACCCGGCCCCATGTCGAGACATTGCCACGTTTTTTCATGGTAGCCGGGACCGGGTTCCTGTGGAATGGAGTACTGATGACCGTTCTATCGGGCTTCTTGCTCTGGCCCTATCTGGTTGCCCAGGTTGCGGTCACTGGCTTCCTCCTTGTATGGCACTATGTGCTTAACGCGCTTTGGACATTTCGCTGTTCATGA